A section of the Branchiostoma lanceolatum isolate klBraLanc5 chromosome 19, klBraLanc5.hap2, whole genome shotgun sequence genome encodes:
- the LOC136426032 gene encoding dynactin subunit 6-like isoform X3 — MAAQKSQVKVMPGAVVCTEAELKGDITIGSRTVVHPKARIIAEGGPIVIGESNLIEEQVLIINRADKTAPEPVTMEIGVNNVFEVGCNCESLRIGDNNVVEAKARVGRQTELSSGCVIGSYCEVSSKEVIPDNTVVYGKKCVRRVQGERPQPQTLQLDFLMKILPNYHHLRKQMKPQTK; from the exons atggcggcGCAAAAGAG tcagGTGAAGGTGATGCCAGGTGCAGTGGTGTGTACGGAGGCTGAGCTAAAGGGTGACATCACTATAG gttCCAGAACAGTGGTTCATCCCAAAGCACGCATCATCGCTGAAGGAGGACCAATCGTCATAGGGGAGAGCAACCTGATCGAGGAACAAGTTCTCATTATcaacag AGCTGACAAGACAGCTCCGGAGCCAGTAACAATGGAGATAGGAGTCAACAATGTGTTTGAAGTCGGCTGCA ATTGCGAGTCACTCAGAATAGGAGACAACAATGTTGTGGAAGCAAAAG ctCGTGTGGGGAGACAGACAGAACTGAGCAGTGGGTGTGTCATCGGATCCTATTGTGAAGTCAGTTCTAAGGAGGTCATCCCAGACAACACTGTCGTGTACGGGAAGAAGTGTGTCCGACGAGTCCAAGGGGAGAGACCACAG CCCCAGACCCTGCAGCTGGACTTCCTGATGAAGATTCTCCCCAACTATCACCATCTCAGGAAACAAATGAAGCCACAGACAAAGTAA
- the LOC136426032 gene encoding sulfotransferase 6B1-like isoform X1, whose amino-acid sequence MAGKIEEKKPWLFEYKGTIFPGCAPKENLDAMPDFHVRDDDVVVVGFPKAGNHWCAEIVNNVMQAAGKTSEATIDQEAPGRILEFDDKVGDEMWTIHRFLEDKPSPRLICTHLHREFAPRGVASPKGNTKIISVMRNPKDTVVSYYHFATKLGYNENDWETFADDFLNGRWEYGDFYRHVLGWWQMRNDPHFLFLKYEDMKKNTKEAVEKIATFLEAELKEDQVASIVEACTFRNMKVVYDKATNVSCRSVIARKGVTGDWKSMFTDEQSAAFDAKYKENLEGSGLSFDFK is encoded by the coding sequence ATGGCTGGTAAAATTGAGGAGAAGAAGCCATGGCTCTTTGAGTACAAGGGGACCATCTTCCCAGGCTGTGCGCCGAAGGAAAACCTAGACGCCATGCCAGATTTCCACGTCCGAGACGACGATGTCGTCGTTGTGGGGTTCCCTAAAGCCGGGAACCATTGGTGTGCGGAAATCGTGAACAACGTTATGCAAGCCGCGGGGAAAACCTCGGAGGCCACCATTGATCAAGAAGCGCCGGGACGAATCCTGGAATTTGACGACAAAGTCGGAGACGAGATGTGGACAATTCACCGTTTCCTGGAGGACAAGCCATCGCCGCGACTGATCTGTACGCACCTACACCGTGAGTTCGCTCCACGCGGGGTTGCCAGCCCGAAGGGGAACACGAAAATCATCTCCGTCATGCGTAACCCAAAAGATACCGTCGTCTCGTACTACCACTTCGCAACGAAGCTCGGATATAACGAGAACGACTGGGAAACGTTTGCCGACGACTTCCTCAACGGACGGTGGGAGTACGGCGATTTTTACCGTCACGTTCTCGGCTGGTGGCAGATGCGTAACGACCCACACTTTCTCTTCCTGAAGTACGAAGACATGAAGAAAAACACGAAAGAAGCCGTTGAGAAAATCGCGACTTTCCTAGAGGCGGAATTGAAAGAAGACCAAGTAGCAAGCATCGTGGAGGCCTGTACGTTTCGCAACATGAAAGTCGTTTACGACAAGGCGACTAACGTCAGCTGTAGGAGTGTCATCGCGCGGAAGGGCGTCACCGGAGACTGGAAATCGATGTTCACCGATGAACAAAGCGCAGCATTTGATGCAAAGTATAAAGAGAACTTAGAGGGAAGTGGGCTGAGTTTTGACTTCAAGTGA
- the LOC136426034 gene encoding ornithine decarboxylase antizyme 1-like, translated as ALCYLPTRRVVITAKIASKKKRKKKTEACLPNGTTKQPTYDCPKTAAQPLQGGPGGAPDVPTGETDWGGGGVSTEEDGNGAFAQRVFGDRLTQYSSELQSLRLQSRLTDSRLVEWEAVLWRSVLLVETPAGILPDGSKESFVNLLDYAEEQLQCETVLICFKKDRTDRASLIRVFMFMGLEVVTPGHPDVPDNPDYFFMAYSID; from the exons GCCTTATGTTACTTACCGACCCGGAGAGTAGTAATAACAGCCAAAATTGCGTCGAAAAAGAaacgaaaaaagaaaacagaagcaTGCCTACCAAACGggacaaccaaacaaccaacat ACGATTGCCCCAAGACTGCTGCTCAACCCCTGCAGGGGGGGCCGGGTGGTGCTCCTGATGTTCCCACAGGCGAGACGGACTGGGGAGGGGGCGGGGTCAGCACTGAGGAGGACGGCAACGGAGCATTCGCACAACGTGTCTTTGGG GATCGGCTGACCCAGTACAGCAGTGAGCTCCAGTCCCTACGCTTGCAGTCGCGACTCACTGACTCGCGGCTCGTGGAGTGGGAGGCCGTCCTCTGGCGCAGCGTACTATTGGTGGAGACCCCCGCGGGCATCCTGCCGGATGGCAGCAAGGAGag TTTTGTAAACCTTCTTGACTACGCGGAGGAGCAACTCCAGTGTGAGACCGTGCTGATCTGTTTCAAGAAGGACCGGACCGACCGCGCCTCCCTCATCCGAGTCTTCATGTTCATGGGGTTAGAGGTCGTGACCCCAGGTCACCCCGACGTCCCTGACAACCCTGATTACTTCTTCATGGCCTACAGTATCGACTAG
- the LOC136426032 gene encoding dynactin subunit 6-like isoform X2 produces MAAQKSHSPMRKRHSQVKVMPGAVVCTEAELKGDITIGSRTVVHPKARIIAEGGPIVIGESNLIEEQVLIINRADKTAPEPVTMEIGVNNVFEVGCNCESLRIGDNNVVEAKARVGRQTELSSGCVIGSYCEVSSKEVIPDNTVVYGKKCVRRVQGERPQPQTLQLDFLMKILPNYHHLRKQMKPQTK; encoded by the exons atggcggcGCAAAAGAG TCACAGCCCCATGAGGAAAAGACACAG tcagGTGAAGGTGATGCCAGGTGCAGTGGTGTGTACGGAGGCTGAGCTAAAGGGTGACATCACTATAG gttCCAGAACAGTGGTTCATCCCAAAGCACGCATCATCGCTGAAGGAGGACCAATCGTCATAGGGGAGAGCAACCTGATCGAGGAACAAGTTCTCATTATcaacag AGCTGACAAGACAGCTCCGGAGCCAGTAACAATGGAGATAGGAGTCAACAATGTGTTTGAAGTCGGCTGCA ATTGCGAGTCACTCAGAATAGGAGACAACAATGTTGTGGAAGCAAAAG ctCGTGTGGGGAGACAGACAGAACTGAGCAGTGGGTGTGTCATCGGATCCTATTGTGAAGTCAGTTCTAAGGAGGTCATCCCAGACAACACTGTCGTGTACGGGAAGAAGTGTGTCCGACGAGTCCAAGGGGAGAGACCACAG CCCCAGACCCTGCAGCTGGACTTCCTGATGAAGATTCTCCCCAACTATCACCATCTCAGGAAACAAATGAAGCCACAGACAAAGTAA
- the LOC136426032 gene encoding dynactin subunit 6-like isoform X4 — protein MYNMYVWKSDITIGSRTVVHPKARIIAEGGPIVIGESNLIEEQVLIINRADKTAPEPVTMEIGVNNVFEVGCNCESLRIGDNNVVEAKARVGRQTELSSGCVIGSYCEVSSKEVIPDNTVVYGKKCVRRVQGERPQPQTLQLDFLMKILPNYHHLRKQMKPQTK, from the exons atgtacaacatgtatgtgtggAAGAGTGACATCACTATAG gttCCAGAACAGTGGTTCATCCCAAAGCACGCATCATCGCTGAAGGAGGACCAATCGTCATAGGGGAGAGCAACCTGATCGAGGAACAAGTTCTCATTATcaacag AGCTGACAAGACAGCTCCGGAGCCAGTAACAATGGAGATAGGAGTCAACAATGTGTTTGAAGTCGGCTGCA ATTGCGAGTCACTCAGAATAGGAGACAACAATGTTGTGGAAGCAAAAG ctCGTGTGGGGAGACAGACAGAACTGAGCAGTGGGTGTGTCATCGGATCCTATTGTGAAGTCAGTTCTAAGGAGGTCATCCCAGACAACACTGTCGTGTACGGGAAGAAGTGTGTCCGACGAGTCCAAGGGGAGAGACCACAG CCCCAGACCCTGCAGCTGGACTTCCTGATGAAGATTCTCCCCAACTATCACCATCTCAGGAAACAAATGAAGCCACAGACAAAGTAA